A genomic segment from Maridesulfovibrio ferrireducens encodes:
- the secE gene encoding preprotein translocase subunit SecE: MAKKKNKSAGSQLTNTEPRGIGAKFKEFAEFLEQSKVEMKKVVWPTQKETIQTCTAVLVLVVVMSIFLGVVDLGLSKFVEAILS; encoded by the coding sequence ATGGCCAAGAAAAAAAATAAAAGTGCGGGATCTCAGCTGACCAATACTGAACCTCGTGGAATTGGTGCTAAATTCAAAGAATTTGCCGAATTTCTAGAGCAGTCAAAGGTCGAGATGAAGAAGGTCGTATGGCCTACTCAGAAAGAGACTATTCAGACCTGTACCGCTGTCTTGGTCCTTGTCGTAGTCATGTCTATATTTCTGGGTGTTGTTGACCTAGGCCTCTCAAAATTTGTTGAGGCTATTTTATCTTAA
- the rpmG gene encoding 50S ribosomal protein L33, whose translation MRVKVLMQCTECKRRNYSTMKNKKNTTGRIELKKYCPFDKKHTLHKETK comes from the coding sequence ATGCGTGTCAAAGTTCTGATGCAGTGCACCGAGTGTAAACGTCGTAACTATTCGACGATGAAGAATAAAAAGAACACTACTGGTCGTATTGAATTGAAAAAGTATTGCCCTTTCGATAAGAAGCATACTCTTCATAAAGAAACCAAGTAG
- a CDS encoding tRNA-dihydrouridine synthase — MNLLSIHPKKPWLAPLAGYSDLPFRMLCRNRGCAVACTEMISVKGLKYNGNGTKSLLTTCPEDNPLVVQLFGGDPQDYLDTMPELIDQGHSFFDLNSGCPVKKVLKAGGGSALLLEPDRLIETAANMVKVAGEGRVGVKIRLGFMSGEDNYLEVARRLEDVGIGWITLHPRYAKQMFSGTADWSKLAILKKHVSIPVIGSGDLFTAEDGIECIRQTGIDGIMFARGALYDPAIFSRYLKLIDEPNCDSLPEFDLGKTMEEHILSSREFDESNGSFRKIRSILPRYAKGLNGIRAVRGSISKCQNWDELLDAVRKISLLINE, encoded by the coding sequence ATGAATTTACTTTCTATACATCCCAAAAAACCTTGGCTAGCTCCTCTGGCAGGATATTCCGACCTTCCATTTCGTATGTTATGCAGAAATAGAGGCTGTGCAGTCGCCTGCACTGAAATGATCAGCGTAAAAGGGCTTAAATACAATGGTAACGGAACCAAGTCCTTACTTACTACCTGCCCTGAAGATAATCCGCTTGTAGTTCAACTCTTTGGAGGAGATCCGCAAGATTACCTTGATACTATGCCTGAACTGATTGATCAGGGCCACTCTTTCTTTGATTTAAACTCGGGATGCCCTGTCAAGAAAGTGCTTAAGGCCGGCGGAGGCTCCGCCCTGCTGCTTGAACCTGACAGGTTAATAGAAACCGCTGCGAACATGGTTAAAGTTGCAGGAGAGGGCCGTGTCGGAGTTAAGATCAGACTTGGATTCATGTCCGGGGAAGATAATTACCTTGAAGTGGCTCGTAGGCTCGAAGATGTAGGCATCGGCTGGATCACACTCCACCCGAGATATGCCAAGCAGATGTTTTCCGGCACCGCAGACTGGTCAAAATTAGCCATTCTTAAAAAGCATGTATCAATCCCTGTAATAGGAAGCGGTGATCTTTTTACGGCTGAAGATGGTATCGAGTGTATAAGACAGACTGGAATTGACGGTATTATGTTTGCCCGTGGCGCTTTATATGATCCTGCGATCTTTTCGCGTTACTTAAAACTCATTGACGAACCGAATTGCGATTCCCTTCCGGAATTTGATTTAGGCAAAACAATGGAAGAACATATTCTATCAAGCCGCGAATTTGATGAAAGCAACGGTTCCTTTAGAAAAATTCGATCCATACTTCCCAGATATGCTAAAGGACTCAACGGGATAAGAGCTGTTCGCGGCAGTATTTCCAAGTGTCAAAACTGGGATGAACTTCTGGATGCAGTCCGAAAAATATCGCTTTTGATTAACGAGTAA
- the hypD gene encoding hydrogenase formation protein HypD, with amino-acid sequence MSLKVLEQFKNPELCKKLLDCLNKEIEKEIRFMEVCGTHTVAIFRSGLHSVLPEKVIHLSGPGCPVCVTHESEVNAFLDLAGKDGVIIATFGDLIKVPGKKGHCLKNAQADGARVEIIYSPFDALEIARKNPNDTVVFLGVGFETTAPAIAATVMMAKEQKIDNFKVLSFHKLVPPALDVLISDPETMIDGFLLPGHVSTVIGIHPYDFIGAKYGTPAVVTGFEPVDILQALLQMVRSMKEEHPKVINQYQRGVSEYGNPKAVEVMYQVFESSDALWRGIGLIPNSGLEFSDKYESFDAKKVFDLKIGECPSLPGCKCGDVLKGKMTPEKCPLFGKACTPASPVGPCMVSTEGSCAAYFKYKVD; translated from the coding sequence TTGTCCCTGAAAGTTTTAGAGCAATTTAAAAATCCTGAACTCTGTAAAAAATTGCTTGATTGCTTGAACAAAGAAATCGAGAAAGAAATACGGTTCATGGAAGTCTGCGGAACTCACACTGTTGCGATTTTTCGTAGTGGGTTACATTCTGTTTTACCTGAAAAGGTGATTCATTTGAGTGGCCCGGGGTGTCCTGTGTGCGTAACTCATGAGTCCGAAGTTAATGCCTTTTTAGACCTTGCCGGCAAAGACGGTGTTATTATTGCCACCTTCGGAGATTTGATAAAGGTGCCGGGTAAAAAAGGGCATTGTCTTAAAAATGCTCAGGCGGACGGTGCAAGGGTGGAAATTATCTACTCTCCTTTTGACGCCCTCGAAATTGCACGCAAAAATCCTAATGATACGGTTGTTTTTCTGGGAGTAGGTTTTGAAACAACAGCTCCGGCCATAGCCGCAACGGTTATGATGGCAAAAGAGCAGAAGATTGATAATTTCAAGGTTCTGTCTTTTCATAAGCTTGTTCCGCCTGCTCTTGATGTTTTGATATCCGATCCTGAAACAATGATTGATGGTTTTCTTTTGCCCGGTCATGTTTCAACCGTTATCGGTATCCATCCCTACGATTTTATCGGCGCTAAATATGGTACACCTGCGGTAGTTACCGGGTTTGAACCGGTCGACATTCTACAAGCTCTGTTGCAGATGGTCCGGTCTATGAAAGAAGAGCATCCTAAGGTTATCAATCAGTACCAGCGTGGTGTGTCTGAATACGGTAATCCTAAGGCTGTCGAAGTCATGTATCAGGTTTTCGAATCTTCAGATGCGCTGTGGCGCGGGATAGGTTTGATCCCGAATAGCGGACTCGAGTTTTCAGATAAATATGAAAGTTTTGATGCTAAAAAAGTTTTTGACCTTAAAATCGGGGAGTGTCCTTCTTTGCCGGGTTGTAAATGCGGAGATGTTTTGAAAGGGAAAATGACTCCTGAGAAATGTCCTCTGTTTGGGAAAGCCTGTACCCCGGCATCTCCTGTAGGTCCTTGTATGGTTTCAACCGAAGGCAGTTGCGCCGCATACTTCAAATATAAAGTAGATTAA
- the nusG gene encoding transcription termination/antitermination protein NusG, protein MNEDAEKPQGRKARWYIVHVYSGYEQRVEQTVREMMRIGQDNGLIEEVVVPTEKVVELVKGEKRTSTRKFYPGYVMIKMIMEDESWHLIQSIPRVTGFIGGKNRPTPMRDSEAAKILSLMEDRQEQPRPKFNFDRGDDVRVIDGPFSGFNGLVEDVNYDKGKLRVSVSIFGRQTPVELDFVQVTKG, encoded by the coding sequence ATGAACGAAGACGCTGAAAAACCTCAGGGAAGGAAAGCCCGTTGGTATATAGTTCATGTCTATTCAGGATATGAACAGCGGGTTGAGCAGACTGTCCGTGAAATGATGAGAATTGGTCAGGACAATGGTCTGATCGAAGAAGTCGTTGTTCCCACGGAAAAAGTGGTCGAGTTGGTCAAAGGGGAAAAGAGAACGTCTACTCGGAAATTTTATCCGGGTTACGTCATGATCAAAATGATCATGGAAGATGAGTCCTGGCATCTCATCCAATCTATCCCACGCGTAACTGGATTCATCGGTGGTAAAAACCGCCCGACTCCAATGCGTGACAGCGAAGCAGCTAAAATCCTGAGTCTGATGGAAGACCGTCAGGAACAGCCGAGACCCAAGTTCAACTTTGATCGGGGCGACGATGTCCGGGTCATTGACGGACCTTTCAGTGGTTTCAACGGACTCGTAGAGGATGTCAACTACGATAAAGGTAAGCTTCGCGTGTCAGTTTCCATATTCGGTCGCCAGACTCCGGTGGAACTGGACTTTGTTCAGGTTACCAAAGGGTAA
- the rplK gene encoding 50S ribosomal protein L11, with protein sequence MAKKEIGKIKLQIPAGSANPSPPVGPALGQHGVNIMEFCKAFNAKTQDQKGMITPVIITVYHDRSFSFITKTPPASTLLLKAAKLAKGSGEPNKNKVGKVSKAQVEEIAKLKAPDLTSANTEAAMKSIMGTARSMGIEVTD encoded by the coding sequence ATGGCCAAGAAAGAAATAGGCAAAATTAAGCTTCAGATTCCAGCTGGATCAGCTAATCCGTCCCCACCGGTCGGACCTGCGTTAGGTCAGCATGGTGTCAATATAATGGAATTCTGCAAAGCGTTTAACGCTAAAACGCAGGACCAAAAGGGCATGATCACTCCGGTCATTATTACTGTCTATCATGACAGGTCCTTTTCCTTCATTACTAAGACTCCTCCGGCTTCCACATTATTGCTTAAAGCTGCAAAGTTAGCAAAAGGTTCCGGAGAGCCAAACAAGAACAAAGTCGGTAAGGTTTCCAAAGCCCAGGTTGAAGAAATCGCTAAGCTTAAAGCTCCCGACTTGACCTCTGCAAATACTGAAGCTGCTATGAAAAGCATCATGGGCACAGCCCGCAGTATGGGCATTGAAGTCACAGACTAG
- the hypE gene encoding hydrogenase expression/formation protein HypE: MSSDKVLLDYGSGGRASQRLISELFIKHFANPELERLNDAAAFNIDGKISMSTDSFTVDPIFFPGGDIGSLAVHGTVNDVAMLGAIPKYLTCAYIIEEGFPMADLEKVVISMSEAVKDAGVAIVTGDTKVVPKGAIDKIFINTTGVGQIVADPMPSGDRATVGDAVLISGTMGDHGLTVLGTRGGISLESNVMSDSAALNHLLVKLVQEIPDVHVFRDPTRGGLATTLNEITTASNVCCELEESSIPVKPEVVGGCSILGLDPLYLANEGKFLCILPQKYAEQALEIMRADKHGKDACQIGNITDANPGKVILVTPLGGRRLLNMLEGEQLPRIC; the protein is encoded by the coding sequence ATGTCCTCAGATAAAGTTTTACTTGATTACGGTTCTGGCGGAAGAGCTTCCCAGAGACTTATTTCGGAACTCTTTATTAAGCATTTTGCTAATCCTGAGCTTGAAAGACTCAATGATGCTGCCGCATTTAATATAGACGGCAAAATTTCCATGAGTACTGACAGCTTTACGGTTGACCCTATTTTCTTCCCCGGTGGAGATATCGGTTCTCTGGCTGTCCACGGCACAGTCAATGATGTTGCCATGCTCGGTGCTATTCCTAAGTATCTGACTTGTGCTTATATCATCGAAGAAGGCTTTCCTATGGCTGACCTTGAAAAGGTTGTTATTTCCATGAGTGAAGCTGTCAAAGATGCCGGAGTGGCAATCGTTACCGGAGATACTAAGGTTGTTCCGAAAGGCGCTATTGATAAAATTTTTATCAATACAACAGGAGTAGGTCAGATTGTGGCTGATCCTATGCCTAGCGGAGACAGAGCTACTGTCGGTGATGCTGTTTTAATCAGCGGAACAATGGGTGATCACGGCTTGACTGTTCTTGGAACGCGCGGAGGAATTTCTCTTGAATCAAACGTTATGAGTGACAGTGCGGCTTTGAATCATCTTTTGGTTAAGCTGGTGCAAGAAATTCCTGACGTTCATGTTTTTCGCGATCCTACTCGCGGCGGGCTTGCCACAACTTTGAACGAGATTACGACTGCTTCAAATGTATGTTGTGAACTTGAAGAGTCCTCCATTCCGGTTAAACCGGAAGTTGTCGGAGGCTGTTCTATCCTTGGACTTGATCCTCTTTATCTCGCGAATGAGGGTAAATTCTTATGTATTCTGCCTCAGAAATACGCAGAACAGGCTCTTGAGATTATGCGTGCGGATAAACATGGAAAGGATGCTTGTCAGATTGGAAATATTACCGATGCAAATCCTGGAAAAGTTATCCTCGTAACTCCGCTTGGAGGAAGACGTCTTTTGAATATGCTCGAAGGTGAGCAGCTACCTAGAATTTGTTAA
- a CDS encoding chloride channel protein: MVSRDGLGNNGKRPESRFNSPRTQYLLLMTFSVVIGLAAAMGAFFFRWLIELFQSTFWNKGHNFLESVTNSPWWLIMLLPCAGGLIAGVIITRWAPEARGPGVPEVIKAIAVRGGVIRHRITFLKAIVTSLLIGCGASVGREGPIVQIGASLGSSVSRLFKLDKSMLPVCVAAGAAAGISATFNAPLTGTLFAIEILLLDTEISYISHIIVASVTASALSKFFWGDFPTFDAPHFTFNNFEELIIFFILGILAGFVSLTFVAMIRTSENIFDKIPIKNWMKPGLGGLILGLIALKIPGVMGVGYETINLGLTGILPLDLALLLLVAKMVATSLCLGSGMSGGIFAPSLVLGATLGVSVSTGINMLLPDLALTHSQYALVGMGTVVAGTTLAPITAVLTVFELTYSYKIILPMMVGCITSTLVVRLLNGYSIYESKLLRQGVNIIRGHDESVLVNVAVAEVMETDFDTLNSSDSLHKAMEMVLSSPFPHFPVINKEETLEGILTLRDMRAYFKDPDYLKELPAIVDSLMNRTIVSVPLDSNLKEALMLFERTGVSFLPVTDSQNKVIGIIKSIEAFKIFRERRQRNRILSLSARD; the protein is encoded by the coding sequence ATGGTTTCCCGCGACGGACTAGGCAACAACGGAAAAAGGCCTGAATCAAGATTTAACAGCCCGCGAACTCAATACTTGCTGTTAATGACCTTTTCCGTTGTCATCGGCCTTGCTGCTGCGATGGGAGCCTTTTTTTTTAGATGGCTGATAGAGTTGTTCCAGTCAACATTCTGGAATAAAGGGCACAATTTCCTCGAAAGCGTAACAAATTCGCCATGGTGGCTTATAATGCTACTCCCCTGTGCAGGCGGACTTATTGCTGGAGTGATCATCACCCGCTGGGCTCCAGAAGCCCGAGGTCCGGGAGTACCGGAGGTAATCAAAGCTATCGCTGTCCGCGGCGGCGTAATCCGGCACAGAATCACTTTTTTAAAAGCAATCGTAACCAGTCTTCTGATAGGTTGCGGAGCATCAGTAGGCCGGGAAGGACCTATCGTACAGATAGGAGCATCACTAGGCTCCTCAGTATCTAGACTATTCAAATTAGATAAAAGCATGCTCCCTGTTTGCGTAGCAGCCGGAGCGGCTGCCGGAATATCCGCGACATTCAATGCTCCGCTGACCGGAACTCTCTTTGCTATCGAAATACTGCTGCTCGACACCGAAATATCTTATATCAGCCATATAATAGTAGCCTCGGTAACGGCTTCCGCTCTTTCAAAATTTTTCTGGGGAGATTTTCCAACCTTCGACGCTCCTCATTTCACTTTCAATAACTTCGAAGAACTTATCATATTTTTCATTCTGGGTATTCTTGCGGGATTTGTTTCACTGACATTTGTTGCAATGATCAGAACTTCTGAAAACATCTTCGACAAAATTCCGATTAAAAACTGGATGAAGCCGGGACTTGGAGGACTCATCCTTGGTTTAATTGCTCTTAAAATTCCCGGAGTAATGGGTGTTGGGTACGAAACCATCAATCTGGGTCTTACTGGAATACTGCCTCTTGACCTAGCCTTGCTCCTTCTAGTCGCCAAAATGGTTGCAACGTCGCTTTGCCTTGGTTCAGGCATGAGCGGAGGTATTTTTGCTCCGTCACTGGTGCTTGGGGCAACTCTGGGCGTTTCCGTCAGTACGGGTATTAACATGCTGCTGCCGGATTTGGCATTGACTCACAGTCAATATGCTCTGGTAGGAATGGGAACAGTGGTTGCTGGAACGACACTTGCCCCTATCACTGCTGTTCTGACGGTTTTCGAGCTTACTTACTCATACAAAATTATATTGCCCATGATGGTCGGCTGCATCACCAGTACACTCGTAGTCAGACTTCTCAACGGGTACTCAATTTACGAATCCAAATTACTGCGCCAAGGTGTAAATATAATCAGAGGGCACGATGAGTCTGTGCTGGTGAATGTCGCTGTAGCAGAAGTGATGGAAACAGATTTCGACACACTCAATTCGTCAGATTCCCTGCACAAAGCAATGGAAATGGTCCTGAGTTCCCCTTTTCCGCACTTTCCGGTAATAAACAAGGAGGAGACCTTAGAAGGGATTTTAACGCTGCGAGACATGCGCGCCTACTTCAAGGATCCAGACTACCTGAAAGAACTTCCTGCAATTGTCGATTCTCTCATGAACAGAACCATTGTTTCAGTTCCGCTGGATTCTAATCTGAAAGAAGCATTAATGCTTTTCGAACGGACAGGAGTCTCTTTTCTCCCGGTTACAGACAGTCAGAACAAAGTCATCGGAATTATTAAATCGATCGAGGCCTTCAAAATATTTCGTGAAAGGAGGCAAAGAAACAGAATTCTGTCTCTTTCCGCCAGAGACTAA
- the tuf gene encoding elongation factor Tu → MGKAKFERKKPHVNIGTIGHIDHGKTTLTAAITKMAGLSGNGTYVAFDQIDKAPEEKERGITIATAHVEYETANRHYAHVDCPGHADYIKNMITGAAQMDGAILVVAATDGPMPQTREHILLARQVGVPFVVVFMNKCDMVDDEELLELVEMEIRELLSAYDFPGDDLPIIMGSALKALETEDIKSDDAKPIFELLEACDTYIEEPVRDIDKPFLMPIEDVFSISGRGTVVTGRVERGVVKVGEEVEIVGIKDTVKTTCTGVEMFRKLLDQGQAGDNVGVLLRGTKREDVERGQVLAAPGSIHPHTKFKAEVYILNKDEGGRHTPFFSGYRPQFYFRTTDITGIVTLEEGVEMVMPGDNATFIVEMINPIGMDPGLRFAIREGGRTVGAGVVTEIME, encoded by the coding sequence ATGGGAAAAGCTAAATTCGAACGGAAGAAGCCTCATGTTAATATCGGTACCATCGGTCACATTGACCATGGTAAGACAACTTTGACCGCTGCTATCACTAAGATGGCTGGTCTCTCAGGAAACGGCACATACGTTGCCTTCGACCAAATTGACAAGGCTCCTGAAGAAAAAGAACGCGGTATCACTATTGCTACTGCTCACGTAGAATACGAAACTGCTAATCGTCACTACGCACACGTTGACTGTCCTGGTCATGCTGATTACATCAAGAATATGATTACTGGTGCAGCACAGATGGACGGAGCAATTCTTGTTGTGGCTGCAACTGATGGTCCTATGCCTCAGACTCGTGAGCACATCCTGCTTGCTCGTCAGGTTGGTGTTCCTTTCGTTGTTGTTTTCATGAACAAGTGCGACATGGTTGACGACGAAGAGTTGCTTGAACTCGTAGAAATGGAAATTCGCGAACTTCTTTCCGCCTACGACTTCCCTGGTGATGATCTTCCAATCATCATGGGTTCAGCTCTTAAAGCTCTCGAAACTGAAGATATCAAAAGCGACGATGCAAAGCCTATCTTTGAACTTCTCGAAGCTTGCGATACTTACATCGAAGAGCCTGTACGTGATATCGATAAACCTTTCCTTATGCCAATCGAAGACGTTTTCTCCATCTCAGGTCGCGGTACTGTTGTAACAGGTCGTGTTGAGCGTGGAGTCGTTAAAGTTGGTGAAGAAGTTGAAATCGTAGGTATCAAAGACACCGTCAAGACTACTTGTACTGGTGTTGAAATGTTCCGCAAGCTCCTCGATCAGGGGCAGGCTGGCGACAACGTTGGTGTACTCCTTCGTGGTACCAAGCGCGAAGATGTTGAACGTGGACAGGTTCTTGCCGCTCCAGGTTCCATTCATCCTCACACAAAATTCAAGGCAGAAGTCTACATCTTGAATAAAGATGAAGGCGGACGTCACACTCCATTCTTCTCCGGATACCGTCCTCAGTTCTACTTCCGTACTACCGATATCACTGGTATCGTAACACTGGAAGAAGGCGTAGAAATGGTAATGCCTGGTGACAACGCAACATTTATTGTTGAGATGATCAACCCAATCGGCATGGATCCGGGACTTCGCTTCGCTATTCGCGAAGGTGGCCGCACCGTAGGTGCTGGGGTTGTAACTGAGATTATGGAGTAA
- a CDS encoding EAL domain-containing protein: MENFSNECQTAVGQILEGKGVEVFYQPVLSLESKGVIGFEAFSRGVDELGKTIVEPACLFSSSLPPDTQFKVEMLCLNKSLDSFRDIHRKYKNMILFLNVNSNVYNLPENGKLSPFKAVESFKFNPRTIAFEFEVSQLEKKIPLRLIKSLQENGYRISLDNTRVSLAGLEVVFKIRPDFVKLDRFFFKGLDKSNYKKDMVKAAAFTFKLAGAMPIAKGVETEGEALALAEAGFYIQQGFFYTNEEEGESSTSTFGEKMANLGADFRGVKILKFDESREVFAHYHLVLKSTVLKLQQEEFAGVNDVLKELIKKEHGIVSVFVLDASGKQVSQRFVGKSGDVIGKSVEVSLTGRDHSHEDYFIYLNSGLEKVAGRLRRSAFCREDSRYIASFFYRQETRRGLILVLEYLDKSQKPEQKPESQKEQEQKKEPKQESVPEQEQGLEPPQELVSEKEQDQKPEQKQKPE; encoded by the coding sequence GTGGAAAATTTTTCTAACGAATGCCAAACTGCTGTAGGTCAAATATTAGAAGGTAAAGGTGTTGAGGTCTTTTATCAGCCGGTGCTTTCCCTTGAGTCAAAAGGAGTTATCGGTTTTGAAGCCTTTTCCCGTGGTGTCGATGAGCTTGGAAAGACAATAGTTGAACCTGCTTGCCTGTTTAGCTCCTCGTTACCTCCGGATACGCAATTTAAGGTTGAAATGCTTTGTCTTAATAAGAGTTTGGACTCGTTTCGGGATATTCACCGTAAATATAAAAATATGATTTTGTTTTTGAACGTAAACAGCAATGTTTATAATTTGCCTGAGAATGGAAAGCTTTCTCCGTTTAAGGCTGTAGAGTCCTTTAAGTTTAACCCCCGTACAATCGCGTTTGAATTTGAGGTTTCTCAACTTGAAAAAAAGATACCACTTCGTTTGATAAAATCTTTGCAGGAAAATGGGTACAGAATTTCGTTGGATAATACCCGGGTAAGTTTGGCTGGATTAGAAGTTGTTTTTAAGATTCGCCCTGATTTTGTTAAGCTTGACCGTTTCTTTTTTAAAGGACTTGATAAATCGAACTACAAAAAAGATATGGTTAAGGCTGCAGCATTCACTTTTAAACTTGCCGGGGCAATGCCTATTGCCAAAGGGGTTGAAACAGAAGGAGAAGCCCTTGCACTTGCTGAAGCAGGTTTTTATATTCAACAGGGTTTTTTTTATACCAATGAGGAGGAAGGTGAAAGCAGCACATCCACTTTTGGTGAGAAAATGGCGAATCTCGGTGCTGACTTTAGAGGTGTAAAAATATTAAAATTTGATGAGTCACGTGAAGTGTTTGCTCATTATCATCTTGTTTTAAAGAGTACTGTGTTGAAATTGCAACAGGAAGAGTTTGCGGGGGTGAATGATGTTCTTAAAGAGTTGATAAAAAAAGAGCATGGTATTGTTTCGGTTTTTGTTTTGGATGCATCTGGTAAGCAGGTTTCGCAGCGTTTTGTGGGTAAATCTGGAGATGTTATCGGAAAGAGTGTCGAAGTATCACTTACAGGTAGAGATCATAGCCATGAAGATTATTTTATTTACTTAAATTCAGGGCTTGAGAAAGTTGCGGGAAGGCTGCGGCGTTCTGCTTTTTGCAGGGAAGACTCAAGATATATTGCAAGTTTTTTTTACAGACAGGAAACTCGAAGAGGATTAATTCTGGTTCTTGAATATTTAGATAAGTCTCAGAAACCGGAGCAGAAACCGGAATCGCAGAAGGAACAAGAACAGAAAAAGGAACCTAAGCAGGAATCAGTGCCTGAACAAGAACAGGGATTGGAGCCGCCGCAGGAGTTAGTTTCTGAAAAGGAACAGGATCAAAAACCGGAGCAGAAACAGAAACCGGAATAG
- a CDS encoding chemotaxis protein, producing the protein MSSQTDILLEAGTNELEIVEFWLEEPPQEDGEENYRGFYGVNVAKVLEIIRMPEKVTHLPKVAHPAIMGTFNLRNKVIPLVDLSYWLNKKRVETEPPKVIVTEFNNVSSAFLVSGVTRIHRISWEKVEAPSTYVSTLSQDSITGVVKFDDRISLILDLEKIVAELNPALGLHLDDSIDWDVTGGYKALIADDSTLIREMLFELMTRAKFLVETAKTGRECWDKLLILKNQSIEEDRPITDFINVVVSDIEMPVMDGHNLTVRIKADPILKELPVILFSSIITDKLRHKGVSVGADDQISKPEVTELAKRAIALIRK; encoded by the coding sequence ATGTCATCCCAGACCGACATCTTACTTGAAGCAGGTACCAACGAACTTGAAATCGTTGAATTCTGGCTTGAAGAACCTCCCCAGGAAGACGGGGAAGAAAACTACCGTGGGTTTTACGGTGTAAACGTAGCAAAAGTTCTCGAAATTATAAGAATGCCTGAAAAGGTTACTCATCTGCCTAAAGTTGCCCACCCTGCAATAATGGGTACATTCAATCTTCGTAACAAGGTTATTCCACTTGTCGACTTAAGCTATTGGCTCAATAAAAAACGTGTTGAAACTGAACCTCCTAAAGTAATCGTTACAGAGTTCAACAACGTATCTTCCGCTTTCCTAGTCTCAGGCGTAACTAGAATTCACCGAATCAGCTGGGAAAAGGTTGAGGCTCCCTCAACTTACGTATCTACCCTCTCTCAAGATTCAATTACCGGTGTTGTAAAGTTTGATGACCGTATTTCTCTTATCCTTGATCTGGAAAAGATTGTCGCAGAGCTCAACCCTGCGCTGGGTCTTCACCTTGACGATTCCATAGACTGGGACGTTACAGGTGGATACAAAGCTCTGATCGCTGATGACTCCACACTTATACGCGAAATGCTGTTCGAGCTTATGACCAGAGCTAAATTTTTGGTTGAAACAGCCAAGACAGGACGTGAATGCTGGGACAAGCTGCTGATACTGAAAAATCAATCCATCGAGGAAGACAGACCCATCACAGATTTTATCAATGTGGTCGTCTCCGACATCGAAATGCCGGTCATGGACGGACACAATCTGACTGTACGCATTAAGGCCGATCCAATTCTCAAAGAACTTCCTGTTATCCTTTTCTCCTCTATTATTACCGATAAGCTGCGCCATAAAGGGGTATCAGTCGGAGCTGATGACCAGATATCAAAACCGGAAGTAACAGAACTTGCGAAAAGAGCCATTGCCCTTATAAGAAAATAA
- a CDS encoding response regulator: MYKILIAEDDRISQKLAARFVEDMGHIPFVSPHGKHAYEALKAENNFDMLITDIMMPEMDGRQLVQTLRGDSQFMELPIVIMSAVVGVSDISNLLALGATYFLTKPIDKAEFEEVVNRCLR, from the coding sequence ATGTATAAAATTTTGATAGCTGAAGATGATAGAATATCACAAAAACTTGCAGCCAGATTTGTTGAAGATATGGGGCACATTCCATTCGTCAGCCCGCATGGCAAACATGCTTATGAAGCTTTAAAAGCTGAAAATAATTTTGATATGTTGATCACAGATATTATGATGCCTGAGATGGATGGCCGGCAGCTCGTTCAAACGCTCCGGGGAGATTCTCAGTTTATGGAATTGCCGATAGTGATTATGTCAGCGGTTGTCGGGGTTTCAGATATCTCAAATCTGCTTGCTCTCGGCGCTACATACTTTTTAACAAAGCCGATTGATAAAGCTGAATTTGAAGAAGTTGTTAATCGCTGCCTCCGATAG